In the genome of Mycobacterium kansasii ATCC 12478, one region contains:
- the lepA gene encoding translation elongation factor 4, with product MTSGRTPCWQHSRARERAIVSRSTCLDTLDIPTNRPAGRLTTVHQETPISSFADKTFTPPAQIRNFCIIAHIDHGKSTLADRMLQLTGVVDERSMRAQYLDRMDIERERGITIKAQNVRLPWQVTGGTDAGKEFVLHLIDTPGHVDFTYEVSRALEACEGAVLLVDAAQGIEAQTLANLYLALDRDLHIIPVLNKIDLPAADPDRYAGEIAHIIGCEPHDVLRVSGKTGEGVAQLLDEVVRQVPPPRGDADAPTRAMIFDSVYDIYRGVVTYVRVVDGKITPRERIAMMSTGATHELLEVGIVSPEPKPCEGLGVGEVGYLITGVKDVRQSKVGDTVTTVRNGAKEALTGYREPKPMVYSGLYPVDGSDYPNLRDALDKLRLNDAALTYEPETSVALGFGFRCGFLGLLHMEITRERLEREFDLDLISTSPNVVYRVLKEDGSEIIVTNPSDWPEGKIRTVYEPVVKTTIIAPSEFIGTIMELCQSRRGELGGMDYLSPERVELRYTMPLGEIIFDFFDALKSRTRGYASLDYEEAGEQEAQLVKVDILLQGETVDAFSAIVHKDSAFAYGNKMTTKLKELIPRQQFEVPVQAAIGSKIIARENIRAIRKDVLSKCYGGDITRKRKLLEKQKEGKKRMKTIGRVDVPQEAFVAALSTDTAGDKGKK from the coding sequence GTGACTTCCGGGCGGACGCCATGTTGGCAGCATAGTCGCGCGCGGGAACGCGCGATTGTGTCCCGGAGCACCTGCCTGGATACCCTGGACATACCCACGAACCGCCCAGCTGGCAGGCTCACGACCGTCCACCAGGAGACTCCCATCAGCAGTTTCGCCGACAAGACCTTCACGCCGCCGGCACAGATTCGCAACTTCTGCATCATCGCTCACATCGACCACGGCAAGTCGACGCTGGCCGACCGGATGCTGCAGTTGACCGGGGTGGTCGACGAGCGTTCGATGCGGGCGCAATACCTGGACCGGATGGACATCGAGCGGGAACGCGGCATCACCATCAAGGCCCAGAACGTGCGGCTGCCCTGGCAGGTGACCGGCGGCACGGACGCCGGGAAAGAATTTGTGCTGCACCTGATCGACACGCCCGGCCACGTCGACTTCACCTACGAGGTGTCGCGGGCGCTGGAGGCGTGCGAGGGTGCGGTGCTGCTGGTCGACGCCGCGCAGGGCATCGAGGCGCAGACGCTGGCCAACCTGTATCTGGCCCTGGACCGCGACCTGCACATCATTCCGGTGCTGAACAAGATCGACCTGCCGGCCGCCGACCCGGACCGCTACGCGGGCGAGATCGCCCACATCATCGGCTGCGAGCCGCACGACGTGCTGCGGGTGTCCGGCAAGACGGGCGAGGGCGTGGCACAGCTGCTCGACGAGGTGGTCCGGCAGGTGCCGCCGCCTCGGGGCGACGCCGACGCACCCACTCGCGCAATGATTTTCGACTCCGTCTACGACATCTACCGCGGTGTGGTGACCTACGTCCGGGTGGTCGACGGCAAGATCACCCCGCGAGAGCGCATCGCCATGATGTCCACCGGAGCCACCCACGAGCTGCTCGAGGTCGGCATCGTCTCGCCCGAGCCGAAGCCCTGCGAGGGCCTCGGTGTGGGCGAGGTGGGATATCTGATCACCGGCGTCAAGGACGTGCGCCAGTCCAAGGTCGGCGACACCGTGACGACGGTCCGCAACGGCGCCAAGGAGGCGCTGACCGGCTACCGCGAGCCCAAGCCGATGGTCTACTCGGGGCTGTATCCCGTCGACGGTTCGGACTACCCCAATCTGCGCGATGCCCTGGACAAGCTGCGGCTCAACGACGCGGCGCTGACCTATGAGCCGGAAACATCGGTGGCGCTGGGTTTCGGGTTCCGGTGTGGCTTCCTGGGTTTGCTGCACATGGAGATCACCCGCGAGCGTCTGGAGCGCGAGTTCGATCTGGACCTGATCTCCACCTCGCCCAACGTCGTCTACCGAGTGCTCAAAGAGGATGGCTCCGAGATCATCGTCACCAATCCGTCGGACTGGCCGGAGGGCAAGATCCGTACCGTCTACGAGCCCGTCGTGAAGACCACCATCATTGCGCCCAGCGAGTTCATCGGCACCATCATGGAACTGTGCCAGTCGCGCCGGGGGGAGCTGGGCGGCATGGATTACCTGTCGCCCGAACGAGTGGAGCTGCGCTACACAATGCCGTTGGGGGAGATCATCTTCGACTTCTTCGACGCACTGAAGTCGCGCACCCGCGGCTATGCCAGCCTCGATTACGAGGAGGCCGGGGAACAGGAAGCGCAACTGGTCAAGGTCGACATCTTGTTGCAGGGCGAGACCGTCGATGCGTTCAGCGCGATCGTGCACAAGGATTCGGCGTTCGCCTACGGCAACAAGATGACGACCAAGCTCAAGGAGCTGATCCCGCGTCAGCAGTTCGAAGTGCCGGTCCAGGCCGCCATCGGGTCGAAAATCATTGCACGCGAGAACATCCGCGCGATTCGCAAGGATGTGCTGTCGAAGTGCTATGGCGGTGACATCACTCGCAAGCGCAAACTGCTGGAAAAGCAGAAGGAAGGCAAGAAGCGGATGAAAACCATTGGACGGGTTGATGTGCCGCAGGAGGCGTTTGTCGCGGCGCTATCCACCGACACCGCGGGAGACAAGGGCAAGAAGTGA
- a CDS encoding type II toxin-antitoxin system PemK/MazF family toxin, translating to MASARKSQWKTFQRFTENLGNLVFNEAPKAVRQLQNSQAVLQELQRAVKITANIMAMGLPPPPQEIAAGRPVTSTSFPTAQRARRLVYAPDLDGRAGPGEIVWTWVVYEDDPTRGKDRPVLVVGRNRNVLLGLMLSVREDRAADRDWVGIGSGDWDYEGKQSWVRLDRVLDVPEESIRREGAILPRDTFDVVAARLRTEYAWR from the coding sequence ATGGCGTCCGCCCGGAAGTCACAGTGGAAGACGTTCCAGCGCTTCACCGAGAATTTAGGGAACCTGGTGTTCAACGAGGCTCCCAAGGCAGTGCGTCAACTACAGAATTCGCAGGCCGTGCTGCAGGAGCTTCAGCGTGCGGTGAAAATCACCGCAAACATCATGGCGATGGGCCTCCCGCCGCCACCCCAGGAGATCGCCGCCGGCCGCCCGGTGACCAGCACCAGCTTTCCCACCGCACAGCGGGCGCGCAGGCTGGTCTACGCCCCTGACCTCGATGGCCGGGCCGGCCCGGGGGAAATCGTGTGGACGTGGGTGGTCTACGAAGACGACCCGACCCGCGGCAAGGACCGGCCGGTGCTTGTCGTCGGCCGTAACCGCAATGTGTTGCTGGGGCTCATGCTGTCCGTCCGGGAAGACCGCGCCGCCGATCGCGACTGGGTCGGAATCGGTTCCGGTGATTGGGATTACGAGGGTAAGCAGAGCTGGGTCCGGCTGGACCGGGTGCTCGACGTGCCGGAGGAAAGCATCCGCCGGGAAGGGGCGATCCTGCCCCGCGACACCTTCGATGTGGTCGCCGCCCGGCTGCGCACCGAATACGCCTGGCGTTAA